One genomic region from Plasmodium chabaudi chabaudi strain AS genome assembly, chromosome: 7 encodes:
- a CDS encoding DNA-directed RNA polymerases I and III subunit RPAC1, putative, which produces MSDIKYKDQFVKMGQEGPRNATTTNFYGSYFLTENENFFDINKFEENLEMKIIKNEENLLILEIKNLNVSIANALRRIMISEVPTIAIEKVNIFQNTGVIADEILCHRLGLIPFKFNADLINFKDTYEKYNNLNCFCFKLHVKCNSINNNKIGNENYQCIYSKDLKWCPLNEEQKIKFENNPPKVVDDNILITKLGSGQEIELICFLEKGIGKTHAKWSPVCTAVYKMFPSFNFDVHEKFTNNEKKDLVNICPKKVFDIEETGNLVAKNPLDCSSCRACIEKYPQKISFQKTKNHFIFTVESTGCFSSADIFKKALNILKEKVINVKEMLEEHTPS; this is translated from the coding sequence ATGAGtgacataaaatataaagaccAATTTGTTAAGATGGGTCAGGAAGGACCCCGAAATGCTACAACTACAAATTTCTATGGTAGTTACTTTCTTacagaaaatgaaaacttttttgatattaataaatttgaagaaaatttagaaatgaaaataataaaaaacgaagaaaacttattaatattagaaataaaaaatttaaacgTATCAATTGCTAATGCATTAAGAAGAATTATGATTTCAGAAGTACCTACAATTGCTATtgaaaaagtaaatatatttcaaaatacTGGAGTAATAGCTgatgaaatattatgtCATAGATTAGGATTAATaccttttaaatttaatgctgatttaataaattttaaagatacatatgaaaaatataataatttaaattgtttttgttttaaactTCATGTAAAATGTAattctataaataataataaaattggaaatgaaaattatcaaTGTATTTATTCTAAAGATTTAAAATGGTGTCCATTAAATgaagaacaaaaaataaaatttgaaaacaATCCACCAAAAGTAGttgatgataatatattaataacaaaattagGTAGTGGACAAGAAATAgaattaatttgttttttagaaaaaggGATTGGAAAAACACATGCAAAATGGTCACCAGTTTGTACTgctgtatataaaatgtttccaagttttaattttgatgtacatgaaaaatttactaataatgaaaaaaaggatCTAGTTAATATCTGTCCTAAAAAAGTATTTGATATAGAAGAAACTGGAAATTTAGTTGCAAAAAATCCTTTAGATTGCTCTTCATGTAGAGCATGTATTGAAAAGTATCCACAAAAAATTTCATttcaaaaaacaaaaaatcattttatttttactgtTGAATCAACTGGTTGTTTTTCATCAGcagatatttttaaaaaagcattaaatattttaaaagaaaaagttaTTAATGTTAAAGAAATGTTAGAAGAACATACACCCTCTTGA